In Chitinivibrionales bacterium, the following proteins share a genomic window:
- a CDS encoding DUF2723 domain-containing protein gives MFTHKRVNAALAILVMLISAIVYIMTAGPTVALWDCGEYLASSACLGIPHPPGTPLLIPMGRVFYLALSFLKDPGFRLNLIAVFGSAFTALFIYLIIVRALWYVVGEADTMWKRLTLYCGGVTGALLCAFSNTFWFCSLEFSEQCNVCLLPVVITLWLALVWAQSKDPKRDRLLLLLAYLGFSGVGMHMISGITLPAIFLFVMMVDKQKRFDWRLWIVGVGMATFMYNLSWFIAVSLVCTAVTFIMMFAQGQNKAKWQFCFWFSFMAVVGFSNHIYMPIRSALNPIIDEDHPVTWQAFAATLDRKQYGSESMVSRSFYRRGALSRQFGIESNMGYGGFHLTQFFHFSLKDTQKNFMEGNFGIGFLKLLVYLLPTAFMFMAWFYYYRKNRNAAIMLILVTLMTTVILTWYMNFADGTKPEHQDLLAWARAGREGAPPNVHREVRVRDYFWNAGFMFYGMWLGIASGLFLAYLFTNKNRLLRTTAAPLCAVAMFVSPALPLAQNWGPRDRHMNWIPFDASYNLLMSCDKDALLITNGDNDTFPLWALQEAYGIRKDVRLINLSLLNTDWYIKQLKDVPPKAPISFSTAQIDALNAELNPFEDPTQYTLPNAGINVVIPGRRQLNVLRVQDKMVLNIVDSNRWRKPVYFAVTVSDDNFMGLDPYLQMEGLAFRITPAMIPQDRRMDVDKTVYLLDKVFRYGTGKITDEPVDEAAKGLQANYTACYVEMALMLRKPLQEQKARLDSLQTQIASAGSGSAPLIEEKKAAFMALEKEYNAKLDMVTTELGKCISIVPWDWRPRALLQEYLVNHGRLAEAETCAREAMKSDPRNPEYVRMLAQALEMQGKSREAIPVLKMLLARDPDYYSGYESLAKMYVNLRQFDSALLAINAFQESHPGDRRADELRSQIAAIAAKERPQAALTPPGLAVPAPMPKK, from the coding sequence ATGTTCACCCATAAAAGAGTCAACGCGGCACTGGCAATTCTTGTCATGCTCATTTCTGCCATCGTCTACATCATGACCGCGGGGCCGACCGTGGCGCTGTGGGACTGCGGCGAATACCTTGCCTCCTCGGCCTGCCTCGGCATCCCGCACCCGCCCGGCACGCCGCTGTTGATTCCCATGGGGCGCGTCTTTTACCTCGCCTTGTCGTTTCTCAAGGACCCTGGGTTCAGGTTGAACCTGATCGCGGTGTTCGGCAGCGCGTTCACCGCGCTGTTCATATACCTGATCATCGTGCGTGCGTTGTGGTACGTGGTCGGCGAGGCTGACACCATGTGGAAACGCCTGACACTGTATTGCGGGGGCGTGACGGGAGCGCTTTTGTGCGCCTTCAGCAACACGTTCTGGTTCTGCTCGCTTGAATTCTCCGAGCAGTGCAACGTATGCCTTCTTCCCGTGGTGATCACCCTATGGCTCGCGCTCGTGTGGGCACAATCGAAAGACCCGAAGCGCGACCGGCTCCTGCTCCTGCTCGCATACCTCGGCTTTTCGGGCGTCGGCATGCACATGATCTCGGGCATCACCCTGCCGGCGATATTCCTTTTTGTCATGATGGTTGACAAACAGAAACGCTTCGACTGGCGCCTGTGGATCGTGGGCGTGGGCATGGCGACCTTCATGTACAACCTTTCGTGGTTCATCGCGGTGAGCCTCGTCTGTACGGCGGTCACGTTCATCATGATGTTCGCGCAGGGGCAGAACAAGGCAAAGTGGCAGTTCTGCTTCTGGTTCTCGTTCATGGCCGTGGTCGGTTTTTCGAACCACATCTACATGCCGATACGCTCGGCGCTCAACCCGATCATCGACGAGGACCATCCCGTGACATGGCAGGCCTTCGCGGCCACGCTCGACCGGAAGCAGTACGGCTCCGAGAGCATGGTGTCGCGATCGTTTTACCGCCGCGGGGCCCTGTCGCGGCAGTTCGGGATCGAGAGCAACATGGGCTACGGCGGGTTCCACCTGACGCAGTTTTTCCATTTCTCCCTTAAAGACACCCAGAAAAATTTCATGGAGGGAAACTTCGGCATCGGCTTTCTCAAGCTGCTTGTCTACCTGCTGCCCACCGCATTCATGTTCATGGCATGGTTCTACTATTACCGGAAAAACAGGAACGCCGCGATCATGCTGATCCTGGTGACGCTCATGACCACCGTGATCCTCACGTGGTATATGAATTTCGCCGACGGCACAAAGCCCGAGCACCAGGACCTTCTCGCCTGGGCGCGCGCGGGCAGGGAAGGCGCGCCGCCCAACGTGCACCGCGAGGTGCGCGTCCGTGATTATTTCTGGAACGCCGGCTTCATGTTCTACGGCATGTGGCTCGGCATCGCTTCGGGCCTCTTTCTGGCCTATTTATTTACAAACAAGAACAGACTCCTGCGCACCACCGCGGCGCCCCTGTGCGCCGTGGCGATGTTCGTGTCGCCCGCCCTCCCCCTCGCCCAGAACTGGGGCCCGCGCGACCGCCACATGAACTGGATCCCGTTCGATGCCTCGTACAACCTACTCATGTCGTGCGACAAGGACGCCCTGCTCATCACCAACGGCGACAACGACACGTTCCCCCTGTGGGCGCTCCAGGAGGCATACGGCATCCGCAAGGACGTCCGCCTCATCAATCTGAGCCTGCTCAACACCGACTGGTACATCAAGCAGCTCAAGGACGTGCCCCCCAAGGCGCCCATCTCGTTTTCAACCGCCCAGATCGACGCGCTCAACGCGGAGCTGAACCCGTTCGAGGACCCGACGCAGTACACGCTGCCCAACGCGGGGATCAACGTGGTCATTCCGGGCCGGCGCCAGCTTAACGTTCTGCGCGTGCAGGACAAGATGGTGCTTAACATCGTGGATTCGAACCGGTGGCGCAAACCGGTGTATTTCGCGGTCACCGTGTCTGACGACAACTTCATGGGGCTCGATCCCTACCTCCAGATGGAGGGCCTTGCCTTCCGGATCACGCCGGCCATGATTCCGCAGGACCGGCGCATGGACGTGGACAAAACGGTCTATCTTCTTGACAAAGTATTCAGGTACGGCACCGGCAAGATCACCGACGAGCCGGTGGACGAGGCGGCAAAGGGCCTGCAGGCCAACTACACCGCCTGCTACGTGGAGATGGCGCTCATGCTCCGCAAGCCGCTGCAGGAACAGAAGGCGCGTCTCGATTCGCTCCAGACGCAGATCGCATCCGCCGGGAGCGGGAGCGCGCCCCTGATCGAGGAGAAAAAGGCCGCCTTCATGGCGCTGGAGAAGGAATATAACGCGAAGCTGGACATGGTCACCACCGAGCTCGGAAAATGCATTTCGATCGTGCCCTGGGACTGGCGGCCGCGCGCGCTGCTGCAGGAATATCTCGTGAACCACGGCAGGCTGGCCGAGGCCGAAACATGCGCCCGCGAGGCAATGAAGAGCGACCCGAGAAATCCGGAATACGTGCGCATGCTGGCGCAGGCGCTCGAAATGCAGGGTAAGAGCAGGGAGGCGATTCCGGTGCTCAAGATGCTTCTGGCCCGCGACCCGGACTATTACAGCGGCTACGAAAGCCTGGCGAAAATGTACGTGAACCTGCGACAGTTCGACAGCGCGCTTCTGGCCATCAACGCGTTCCAGGAGTCCCATCCGGGCGACCGGAGGGCGGACGAGCTGCGCAGCCAGATTGCGGCAATCGCGGCGAAAGAACGGCCGCAGGCGGCGCTGACACCGCCGGGACTGGCGGTTCCGGCGCC
- a CDS encoding radical SAM protein, which translates to MSSYASWYETTYPFLTGHGLWLRGGELNTLSVSEYDKRPFKILITRLSTYFDTAESFSHKVLYQIARRQGLFPDFAFLPPVNDAPVFLRDDVPWLMGIGTKRGPRDFDLIAFSNSIVQELVNVPLMLENSGIPPAKSARLTDPSVPLVILGGSNALHTSVFFTPEPPVDGIFFGESTECIADIFKTCADGKKKGLSKSETLERLEKIPGFIQPDKPKKTKRHIQTATDLNSLLIDAPVFNLEGQYGTGNLQISEGCPCFCSFCSESYVRKPYREVPADDIIKDAGRMKAGMGLDKVELYSFNFNMHSGFGRILGGLADIFPAIGLKSQRFDMLAAQPGMLPLLHAAGKTSLTCGLEGISPRLRRYLHKSLSEADLEKSLVSILSSKMRELKIFLLITGKEEKQDFTDFEALLRFIKEHAAKAAHAPRIIFSATPLVRFPWTPLEFEDATGPDALKPVIAAVRTAVEKHGFEFRMSSDVCDYHLSQILARVSDPGTYDALLSAIRDTGYVYYRSVPASFVKSFIDRCGALGIRPESLTAGSSRGDDDKPWLTFETGVDRAFLVKQHGAALTFVDKGYCLGTVGYDGKCLACGVCDDKSRTLMTAQCHKSTLQASVLSEKMKLWQSSKKEISFLVHLNDRCRGLPRQSAGAALARTLMITEPDLAGCYAGFGGSFWSKGNSSCWITGDDIITLLWIGRGVELLENGLPHPARLSRINKVLGDWGTIKNIVDEKPSSWSLSIRSPFPFEPKVWFAEKGLPYMLRKTGDGAYVFDFSEKALKKKIVKSLDHKMLMDGMTELRMTVFDKFDPEEFIKETFGSKNENDWVRIRVESKAGKKKLDS; encoded by the coding sequence ATGTCTTCCTACGCCTCCTGGTACGAAACAACCTACCCCTTCCTCACCGGCCACGGCCTCTGGCTTCGGGGCGGCGAACTTAACACGCTTTCCGTATCGGAATATGACAAAAGACCGTTCAAGATTCTCATCACCCGGCTTTCCACCTACTTCGACACCGCGGAATCGTTTTCACACAAGGTGTTGTACCAGATCGCGCGAAGGCAGGGCTTGTTTCCTGACTTCGCCTTTCTCCCTCCTGTCAATGATGCGCCCGTCTTTTTGCGCGACGATGTGCCGTGGCTCATGGGGATTGGCACAAAACGCGGGCCGCGCGATTTTGACCTAATCGCCTTTTCAAACTCAATCGTGCAGGAACTGGTGAACGTGCCACTCATGCTCGAAAACAGCGGCATTCCGCCTGCCAAGAGCGCCCGGCTCACAGATCCTTCCGTTCCGCTGGTCATTCTCGGCGGATCAAACGCTTTACACACTTCGGTGTTTTTCACGCCCGAGCCTCCGGTTGACGGTATCTTTTTCGGCGAATCAACGGAATGCATTGCCGATATTTTTAAGACCTGTGCCGACGGGAAGAAAAAAGGACTTTCCAAGTCGGAAACACTGGAGCGACTCGAGAAAATCCCAGGATTCATCCAGCCGGACAAGCCGAAAAAAACAAAACGGCATATTCAAACGGCGACGGATCTCAACAGCCTGCTCATTGACGCGCCGGTCTTCAATCTTGAAGGGCAGTACGGCACGGGAAACCTGCAGATCTCGGAAGGCTGCCCGTGCTTTTGCAGTTTCTGCAGCGAAAGTTATGTGCGCAAACCGTATCGCGAAGTACCGGCGGACGATATCATCAAAGACGCCGGCCGGATGAAGGCCGGCATGGGACTTGACAAAGTCGAACTGTACAGCTTCAACTTCAACATGCACTCGGGCTTCGGCCGTATCCTGGGCGGCCTGGCCGATATTTTTCCCGCGATCGGCCTTAAGAGCCAGCGGTTCGACATGCTTGCGGCGCAGCCCGGCATGCTCCCGCTTCTGCACGCGGCGGGAAAGACAAGCCTCACCTGCGGGCTGGAGGGCATATCGCCGCGCCTCCGGCGCTATCTGCACAAAAGCCTTTCGGAGGCCGACCTCGAAAAGAGCCTCGTTTCCATTCTTTCTTCGAAAATGCGCGAGCTTAAGATTTTTCTTCTGATCACCGGAAAGGAAGAAAAACAGGACTTTACTGATTTTGAAGCGTTGTTGCGCTTTATCAAGGAACACGCGGCCAAGGCCGCGCATGCCCCGCGCATCATTTTCTCGGCAACGCCGCTCGTGCGGTTCCCGTGGACGCCGCTTGAATTCGAGGACGCGACCGGCCCTGACGCCCTTAAACCGGTGATCGCAGCCGTGCGCACGGCCGTTGAGAAGCACGGATTTGAATTCAGGATGTCAAGCGATGTCTGCGACTATCATTTGTCCCAAATACTTGCGCGCGTTTCTGATCCGGGGACGTATGATGCTTTACTTTCCGCAATCCGCGACACCGGCTATGTCTATTACCGTTCCGTGCCCGCGTCATTCGTCAAATCATTTATTGACCGATGCGGCGCGCTTGGGATCCGGCCTGAATCGCTGACCGCCGGAAGTTCGCGCGGCGACGACGATAAACCCTGGCTGACCTTTGAAACCGGCGTCGACCGGGCATTTCTTGTCAAACAGCACGGAGCCGCGCTGACGTTTGTTGATAAAGGATATTGCCTGGGGACGGTTGGATATGATGGAAAATGCCTGGCTTGCGGAGTGTGCGATGATAAAAGCCGCACGCTCATGACCGCTCAATGTCATAAAAGCACGCTTCAGGCATCAGTGCTATCCGAAAAAATGAAACTCTGGCAATCATCCAAAAAGGAAATCTCGTTTCTCGTTCATCTGAACGACCGCTGCCGCGGGCTGCCGCGCCAGAGCGCGGGCGCGGCGCTGGCACGCACCCTCATGATTACCGAACCGGATTTGGCCGGGTGTTACGCTGGGTTTGGCGGCTCCTTCTGGTCAAAAGGGAATTCTTCCTGTTGGATAACCGGGGATGACATTATCACGCTTTTGTGGATTGGACGGGGCGTCGAACTCCTAGAAAATGGGTTGCCTCATCCGGCGCGTCTTTCACGAATAAACAAGGTGCTGGGAGATTGGGGGACGATCAAGAACATTGTTGATGAAAAACCATCCTCATGGTCGCTCTCCATCCGTTCACCCTTCCCTTTTGAGCCAAAAGTATGGTTTGCGGAAAAAGGACTTCCCTATATGTTACGGAAAACTGGGGACGGTGCGTATGTATTTGATTTCAGCGAAAAAGCTTTAAAGAAGAAGATTGTGAAATCGCTTGATCATAAAATGCTCATGGATGGAATGACAGAGCTTCGGATGACGGTGTTTGACAAATTCGATCCTGAGGAATTTATCAAGGAAACATTTGGGTCCAAGAACGAAAACGATTGGGTGAGAATAAGAGTGGAATCGAAGGCTGGCAAAAAGAAATTAGATAGTTGA
- the lpxA gene encoding acyl-ACP--UDP-N-acetylglucosamine O-acyltransferase: MAAVIHPSAIVDKGASIGADVSIGPYAVVEGDVVIGDRCEIGPHALIAAGTRLGKQCRIFKGACLGSVPQDLKFGGEKTLLRIGENTTIREFCTLNRGTMATGETVIGSNCLFMAYCHVAHDCRIGDHLVAANTLNLAGHVELGHHVNIGGTCAITQFRKVGDYCHLSAYSLIIKDVAPFAITAPGPMRVVGINRIGLSRAGFSEERRRNIKRAYKILFRSGLTATEACARLSADFTGDKDVEAIIAFVKSSTKGLLRMTEREDQEEGER, encoded by the coding sequence GTGGCCGCCGTCATCCATCCCAGCGCGATTGTTGACAAAGGCGCAAGCATCGGCGCCGATGTCTCCATCGGGCCGTACGCCGTGGTCGAAGGTGACGTGGTGATCGGCGACCGGTGCGAGATCGGCCCGCATGCGCTGATCGCAGCCGGCACGCGGCTGGGAAAGCAGTGCAGGATCTTCAAGGGCGCGTGCCTGGGGTCGGTGCCGCAGGACCTGAAGTTCGGCGGCGAGAAGACCCTGTTGCGCATCGGCGAGAACACCACGATCCGCGAATTCTGCACGCTCAACCGCGGTACCATGGCAACGGGCGAGACCGTGATCGGCAGCAACTGCCTGTTCATGGCCTACTGCCACGTGGCGCACGACTGCCGCATCGGCGACCACCTCGTCGCGGCGAACACGCTCAACCTCGCCGGCCACGTGGAGCTGGGCCACCATGTCAACATCGGAGGCACCTGCGCCATCACCCAGTTCCGCAAGGTGGGCGACTACTGCCATCTCAGCGCGTATTCCCTCATTATCAAGGACGTGGCTCCGTTCGCCATCACCGCGCCCGGCCCCATGCGCGTGGTGGGCATCAACCGCATCGGCCTTTCGCGCGCGGGATTTTCCGAGGAGCGGCGCCGGAACATCAAACGGGCGTACAAGATCCTGTTCAGGAGCGGGCTCACCGCGACGGAGGCGTGCGCCAGGCTTTCGGCCGACTTCACGGGCGACAAGGACGTGGAGGCGATAATTGCGTTTGTAAAGAGCTCAACCAAAGGATTGCTGCGGATGACGGAGCGGGAAGATCAAGAAGAAGGAGAGCGATAA
- a CDS encoding bifunctional UDP-3-O-[3-hydroxymyristoyl] N-acetylglucosamine deacetylase/3-hydroxyacyl-ACP dehydratase — MPLQHTIQKSVSLSGTGLHMGEMTKVTLHPAPDNDGIRFVRADVKDSPEIEADIDNVVDIARGTTIGKNGVKVHSVEHLMSAFAGLEIDNCRVEIDAPEIPLMDGSALPFVELIQRAGIAEQESQREILVIDDSMLVEMRDNITFGILPSNNFRATIMIDYNHPALGAQHTTLFALHDYVNDFAPARTFCFLSEIEKLRESGLIKGGRLDNAVVVQDIELTREHISYMRKLFDWKGPIEKGDNGFVNSTKLRFPNELARHKMVDMLGDFYLLGRPLLCHVQAARTGHAANIEMAKKIREYLRKKKKKTEAGESPVPFEEICAILPHRYPFLLIDRVLEIEPRKKIVAVKNVTYNEPFFQGHFPGDPVMPGVLQIEAMAQAGGIIGLHGKKFDKGNAIAFLGIDKARFRGWVKPGDVLRIEVETLQDRRNTMRFGGKCYVGDKLVCEAELFAMLGKKGDAI; from the coding sequence ATGCCCCTCCAGCACACCATCCAGAAATCGGTCTCCCTTTCCGGCACAGGCCTTCACATGGGGGAAATGACCAAGGTCACGCTCCATCCCGCGCCCGACAACGATGGCATCAGGTTCGTGCGCGCCGACGTGAAGGACTCCCCCGAGATCGAGGCCGACATCGACAACGTGGTGGACATCGCCCGCGGCACTACCATCGGCAAGAACGGCGTGAAGGTGCATTCGGTGGAGCACCTTATGAGCGCGTTCGCCGGCCTCGAGATCGACAACTGCCGGGTGGAGATTGACGCGCCGGAAATCCCGCTCATGGACGGCAGCGCGCTTCCCTTCGTGGAACTCATCCAGCGCGCCGGCATCGCCGAGCAGGAGTCGCAGCGGGAGATCCTCGTGATCGACGACTCGATGCTGGTTGAGATGAGGGACAACATCACTTTCGGCATCCTGCCGTCGAACAATTTCCGCGCCACCATCATGATCGACTACAACCACCCGGCGCTGGGCGCGCAGCACACCACGCTGTTCGCGTTGCATGACTACGTGAATGATTTCGCGCCGGCGCGCACCTTCTGCTTCCTGTCGGAAATCGAGAAGCTGCGCGAGTCCGGCCTCATCAAGGGGGGACGGCTTGACAACGCGGTGGTGGTGCAGGACATCGAGCTCACCCGCGAGCATATTTCCTACATGCGCAAGCTGTTCGACTGGAAAGGGCCCATTGAAAAAGGGGACAACGGGTTCGTCAACAGCACCAAGCTGCGCTTCCCCAACGAGCTGGCCCGCCACAAGATGGTGGACATGCTCGGCGACTTCTACCTGCTCGGCAGGCCGCTCTTGTGCCACGTCCAGGCGGCGCGCACCGGTCATGCCGCGAACATCGAGATGGCGAAGAAGATCCGCGAGTACCTCAGGAAAAAGAAGAAGAAAACGGAGGCCGGGGAGTCGCCGGTGCCGTTTGAGGAGATCTGCGCGATCCTGCCGCACCGGTACCCGTTCCTGCTCATCGACCGGGTGCTCGAAATAGAGCCGCGCAAGAAAATCGTGGCCGTCAAGAACGTTACCTACAATGAGCCGTTTTTCCAGGGCCATTTCCCCGGCGACCCCGTCATGCCCGGCGTGCTCCAGATCGAGGCCATGGCCCAGGCCGGCGGCATCATCGGCCTGCACGGCAAGAAATTCGACAAGGGCAACGCCATCGCCTTCCTCGGCATCGACAAGGCGCGCTTCCGCGGCTGGGTGAAACCGGGCGACGTGCTGCGCATCGAGGTGGAAACCCTGCAGGACCGGCGCAACACCATGCGGTTCGGCGGAAAATGTTACGTGGGCGACAAGCTCGTGTGCGAGGCCGAGCTGTTCGCCATGCTGGGGAAAAAGGGGGACGCGATCTAG
- the lpxD gene encoding UDP-3-O-(3-hydroxymyristoyl)glucosamine N-acyltransferase, whose amino-acid sequence MELERIAQLLGCGLDGRHRGIVIERIADPQDADGRSITFVSSPKYLPFAEQSQAKVVIVAKGKPVAGKVCLEVDDPYAGFAKVAQLFEDRSPLFDGPKHPTALIHPTAIVHETAFVGPYSVVGKKCRIGKGTVIGAHCVIENGAAVGEDCRIDSGAVVRRNCKIGNRVIIQSCAVIGSEGFGNAREAGTWIRIPSFGAVVIEDGAEIGACTTIDRGTLGDTVIGAGVKLDNLIQVAHNVAIGEHTAIAAQAGISGSTKIGRRVIVGGQAGFAGHNEIGDDAFVNAQSGVAKDVAAGAKVSGSPSRDFMTLRRLEAATMRLPEALKEIKQLRKELDEIKNSRRGTEDTEKK is encoded by the coding sequence GTGGAGCTTGAGCGGATCGCGCAGCTGCTTGGGTGCGGCCTCGACGGACGGCACCGCGGCATCGTTATCGAACGTATCGCGGACCCGCAGGACGCGGACGGCCGTTCCATCACGTTCGTCTCCAGTCCGAAGTACCTTCCGTTTGCGGAGCAGTCACAGGCGAAAGTGGTCATAGTCGCAAAAGGCAAGCCTGTCGCGGGAAAGGTCTGCCTCGAGGTGGACGACCCCTATGCGGGGTTTGCGAAGGTCGCGCAGCTGTTCGAAGACCGGTCGCCCCTTTTTGACGGGCCGAAGCATCCCACCGCGCTCATCCATCCGACCGCGATTGTGCACGAGACAGCGTTCGTGGGGCCGTACTCCGTTGTCGGAAAAAAATGTCGCATCGGTAAAGGAACCGTGATCGGCGCGCATTGCGTCATCGAGAACGGCGCCGCGGTGGGCGAGGACTGCCGTATCGATTCGGGCGCCGTGGTCCGCAGGAATTGCAAAATCGGAAACCGGGTGATCATACAATCGTGCGCCGTGATCGGAAGCGAAGGCTTCGGCAACGCCCGCGAGGCCGGAACATGGATCCGCATCCCGTCGTTCGGGGCCGTGGTCATCGAAGACGGCGCGGAAATCGGCGCATGCACCACCATCGACCGCGGCACCCTCGGCGACACGGTCATCGGGGCGGGCGTGAAGCTCGACAACCTTATCCAGGTGGCGCATAACGTGGCCATCGGCGAGCACACCGCAATCGCGGCTCAGGCGGGTATTTCGGGAAGCACGAAAATCGGCAGGCGCGTGATCGTGGGCGGCCAGGCGGGGTTCGCCGGCCATAATGAAATAGGAGATGACGCATTTGTCAATGCTCAGTCGGGCGTGGCGAAGGACGTTGCCGCCGGCGCGAAGGTGAGCGGCTCTCCTTCCCGCGATTTCATGACTTTGCGCAGGCTGGAGGCCGCCACCATGCGGCTTCCCGAGGCGCTCAAGGAGATCAAGCAGCTAAGGAAGGAATTGGATGAAATAAAAAATAGCCGCAGAGGCACGGAGGACACGGAGAAGAAATAG
- a CDS encoding OmpH family outer membrane protein, translated as MSPVVKMCGMLVCICGLLSIASAQMKIGYINIEEIFRNYAGTKEAQSKMDKEVAKWEQDASTRQKEIKDLKDQLDKQSLLLSAERRAEIEAKLKQKMQDYQDFLQTKFGNKGEVLSKNEELTKPIIDKIQKIIDKIAKDENYDFILDARAGGVIFAKPAYNLTERVLNILNKD; from the coding sequence ATGAGTCCAGTTGTCAAGATGTGCGGTATGCTGGTATGCATATGCGGGCTGCTCTCGATTGCCAGTGCCCAGATGAAAATCGGGTACATCAACATCGAGGAGATCTTTCGCAACTACGCCGGCACGAAGGAGGCGCAGTCGAAGATGGACAAGGAAGTGGCGAAATGGGAACAGGACGCTTCGACACGCCAGAAGGAGATCAAGGACCTCAAAGATCAGCTCGACAAGCAGAGCCTGCTGCTTTCCGCCGAGCGCAGGGCCGAAATCGAGGCGAAGCTGAAGCAGAAGATGCAGGACTACCAGGATTTTCTTCAGACCAAGTTCGGCAACAAGGGCGAGGTGCTCTCGAAGAACGAGGAGCTCACCAAACCGATCATCGACAAGATACAGAAAATCATCGACAAGATCGCAAAAGACGAAAACTACGATTTTATCCTGGACGCCCGCGCGGGCGGAGTGATCTTCGCTAAGCCGGCCTACAACCTCACCGAGCGCGTGCTCAACATCCTCAACAAGGACTAG